In Phyllopteryx taeniolatus isolate TA_2022b chromosome 8, UOR_Ptae_1.2, whole genome shotgun sequence, one genomic interval encodes:
- the serpinh1b gene encoding serpin H1b encodes MWVSNLVALCLLAFTASAEDKKLSGHASTMADNSARLAFSLYHNMAKAKETENILISPVVLASSLGMVALGSKSSTASQVKTLLRADKLKDEHLHAGLAELLSEVSDAKTRNTTWKINNRLYGPSSVAFADDFVKTSKKHYNYDHSKINFRDKRSAVNSINEWAAKSTGGKLPEITKEVVNTDGAMIVNAMFFKPHWDQKFHEKMVDNRGFLVTRSFTLSVPMMHRTGLYDFYEDKQNSLYIMDMPLGQKQASMILIMPYHLEPLGRLEKLLTRTQVDAWLSKMENRAVAISLPKMSLEVSHNLQKHLAELGLTEAVDKAKADLSNISGKKDLYLSDFFHASALELNTEGNPFDKSIFGTDKLRDPHLFYVDHPFIFLVKDNKTKSILYIGRVVRPNGDKMRDEL; translated from the exons ATGTGGGTGAGCAACCTCGTAGCTCTTTGCCTGCTGGCATTCACGGCCTCTGCTGAGGACAAGAAGCTGAGCGGCCATGCTTCCACAATGGCCGACAACAGCGCCCGCCTGGCCTTTAG CCTCTACCACAACATGGCAAAGGCGAAAGAGACGGAGAACATCCTGATCTCGCCTGTGGTGCTTGCCTCCTCACTGGGAATGGTTGCCCTTGGCAGTAAATCATCCACCGCCTCGCAGGTCAAAACCCTGTTGCGTGCGGATAAACTCAAGGACGAGCATCTGCACGCGGGCCTAGCTGAGCTGCTCTCAGAG GTGAGCGACGCCAAAACGCGCAACACCACGTGGAAGATTAACAACCGCCTGTATGGACCCAGCTCAGTGGCCTTCGCCGACGACTTCGTGAAGACCAGTAAGAAGCACTACAACTACGACCATTCCAAAATAAACTTCCGTGACAAGAGGAGCGCCGTGAACTCCATCAACGAGTGGGCGGCCAAGTCGACTGGCGGGAAGCTGCCCGAGATCACCAAGGAGGTGGTGAACACCGATGGGGCCATGATTGTCAACGCTATGTTCTTCAAGC CTCACTGGGATCAGAAGTTCCACGAAAAGATGGTGGACAACCGTGGTTTCCTGGTGACTCGCTCTTTCACTCTTTCAGTTCCCATGATGCACCGCACAG GTCTGTACGACTTCTACGAAGACAAGCAGAACAGTCTCTACATTATGGACATGCCTCTGGGCCAGAAGCAGGCTTCCATGATCCTCATCATGCCCTACCATCTGGAGCCCCTGGGGCGCCTGGAAAAACTGTTGACTAGGACACAGGTGGACGCTTGGCTCAGCAAGATGGAGAACAGGGCCGTGGCCATCTCATTGCCCAAAATGTCTTTGGAAGTCAGCCACAACCTGCAG AAACATCTGGCTGAGCTCGGCCTGACGGAGGCGGTGGACAAGGCCAAGGCGGACCTGTCCAACATCTCCGGAAAGAAGGATCTGTACCTCTCCGACTTCTTCCACGCATCCGCCCTGGAGCTGAACACCGAAGGCAACCCGTTCGACAAAAGCATCTTCGGCACCGACAAGCTGAGGGATCCTCACCTTTTCTATGTGGACCACCCTTTCATTTTCCTCGTGAAGGACAACAAGACGAAGTCCATCCTGTACATTGGCCGTGTGGTTCGACCCAATGGAGACAAGATGCGCGACGAGCTGTAA